AACTGGAATATTCAAATCTGATAATATATCCTAACCCGGTACATCTAAAGCAAGGAAGAGGATCAGTTGTCATCAATTATCCCACCAGCGATGATGAAGCAGATTATGAACTGAGTATATATAATATCAAAGGACAACGCATCAACTCATTCAAAATTCAAAATTCAAAACTCAAAATTTGCGAAGCACGTTGGGACTGCTGTGATTCTGATGGAGAAAAAGTAGCAACAGGAGTATATTTCCTGCGTATTTCCAGAGATGAAGAATTTATTGATCAAGGAAAGTTGACAGTGGTTAAGTAACTCCCTGGGAACTGCGAGCTCCTGCTCGTAGAATTATGAATATTCTCTAAATTTTAGCTTGTCCACTCAGTTCAGCAGGAGTTTTAAATGGTACTCCTGGCAAGAGTTCTGGCGACAGTTATCACAAAATGTTTCCTTTTCGTGCTATTTCGTGACTTTAGTGGTTGATAAGATATTTTCTCAATTTATCACCGAAAAGCTCTAAAGGCACAAAATTAATGTAAAATATAAATTGTAAATAGTAAAAGATGAAAACCAGTCTAATAAAATAGAATTGTCTTTTTAATTATGGTGATTTCCTTTCGTGTTTTTTGCATTTTTCGTTGATAATTATTTCTTACATTCGTCTTGATACAAAACTTTTTCAATCACGTAACTGCACTTAATCACGTAAATTCGAATAAACAAAATAGAAATCTCCACAATATACTGCAATTAAACTCATTACTACTTGTTCAGGTGTTTCTTTCATCGTATATCACCTCCCGAGTGGGTTCCCTGTGGCTTCCCTATGGCTATTTCAGAGTTATGCCTTTCTTCTGTAACTATTGTATTGTTGTAGTTTTCCTGTTTCTACAGAATCTTTGCCCTCTATCTCCATTACCTGTCACCCATCCGATAATCCCTTTGAAGTAATATTTTTCATAATAATTCACCTCCCCAGTCAAATTTAGTTGACATATATTAAATTTCCTGAAAAACAATCTTGATATGGAGTATATATGGAAACTGTGATCAGATTTGAAAATCTAACTAAAGAATATAATATGGGTAAAGTATCAGTAAAAGCCCTTCGTGGTGTAACATCTGACATCAAAGCAGGTGAATTTGTAGCCATTATGGGACCTTCTGGCTCAGGTAAATCTACTTTGATGCACATCCTGGGATGCCTGGATTCTGCTTCTGACGGCAGGTACTGGCTGGAAGACCAGGAGATAAGTAAATTAAAAAAAGCCAAACTGGCTTCTATCAGAAATAATAAGATTGGTTTTGTTTTTCAAACCTTCAATCTGCTGCCTCATCTGAATATCCGACGCAATGTGGAACTGCCCCTCATGTATTCTGGTATGAATGCTTCCCGCAGACGCACACTTGCAGAAAAGGTACTCACGGATGTGGGGCTGGATGACCGCATGAAACACAAACCCTCGGAATTATCAGGTGGACAGAGGCAAAGGGTCGCCATTGCCAGAGCTTTAGTGAATAATCCCACGATCATTCTGGCAGATGAACCCACTGGAAATCTCGATACCAATTCCGGGAATGATATTCTTTCCATTTTTTCTGAGCTCAATAATCTGGGACACACCATTATCATTGTTACTCATGATAGTGCCGTATCAGAACGGGCTGACCGTTCCATAAAGATCATTGATGGGCTCATCGTAGAATAACTATGGCAATCTCACTCAAAGAAAGTATACAAGTAGGTCTCTCAGATTTCTGGTCTCGCAAGATCCGCAGTCTGGTCACAGTATTGGGAATTGTCCTGGGTACAATGTCAGTTATTGTTGTGCTGGCAATGGTCAATGGGATCAATAAGCAGACTTTATCCTGGATGATGGAACGCGGAGGATTAGCTAAGATTACAGTACATCGCAATTGGGAATATGATGGTGATGGCAATGAACGCGATTATTTCACGCTCAAGGAGTTATTCCATATTCGCGAACTGCTCCCGGAAGCTGAATATTTTAATCCTTCCATGGGCGACTGGGGCAGAATTAATTTTCAGGATAAATTCATCTGGAATCGTGTTCAGGGAGTTGTCCCCGATTATCAGCATATTGAAGAATGGACCGCAGATCAGGGACGCTTCATCAGTGGATTTGATATTGATCAAAACAATGATGTTATCGTGATTGGCAGTAAAGTCAAAGAAGAGCTTTTTGCTAATAATGACCCTCTGGGAGAATACATAACTTTCAAAAACAGACGCCTGAAGATAGTTGGTATCATGAAACACCGCTATTTGAAAAACTCTTTTAATGTCGGTAATGAAAATTCACTTGATTATCTTAATCGACGCAGTTTCATACCTATTTCAACTATGATCAATAAAATTTCAGGTAAAGACAATGTCCGCTCTTTGGCTCTTAAGGCAAGATCAGCCGAAGAAGCACCAGCGTTGGCACATAAACTGGAGAATATCCTGCTGAATATCAGGCATGGTGAAAACGTATTCAATATCGAATCTGCCCAGGAAGAAGCACAGGAAATTGAGAAAAATGCCCGGACTTTCCGTATGGTATTTTTCCTGATCAGTATTATTTCACTGCTGGTTGCCGGGATTGTGATAATTAATATCATGCTGGCTACGATTCAGGAACGCACCCGTGAAATTGGTATCAGGCTCGCTGTAGGAGCTCGAAGATTTGATCTGTTTATCCAGTTCCTGGTGCAGACGATCCTGGTTACCTTTATTGGTGGAGTTATTGGTGTTGGTGCGGGTTTTTCAGTCCTTAATATTGTCAGTAAATATCTGGAATTCCAGTTGATAGCCTATCCAGGGATGATTATTGCTGCTATTGGTGTATCAGTTGGAGTGGGATTTCTTTCCGGGATAATTCCAGCTATCAAAGCTGCGAATCTTAATCCCGTTACGGCTCTTAGATATGAATAATAAGGAATGTTTATGACCAAATTCCATGCATTTCTGATCATTTTCAAAAAGAAATTCCTCAAAGATCGAGTATTCAACCAGTCAGCTTCTCTGGCTTATGTAACTTTGCTGGGATTTGTTCCTTTTCTGATATTTCTATTTTTTTTGATACCTGAATTGCCATTTGCTTCAGATAAGTCTCTGGAAACTTTTCTTATCTCCATCTTTGTCCCGGATTCTGCTGAGCAGATAGGTGAATATATTGCCAGTCTTACTACCCAGAAGATATCTTTCAATCTCTTTAGTTTCCTCTTGCTCATCTTCACTTCCTATTCATTATTTCGCATCATTAATGACACTTTTGATACGATCCTGGGCGCTACTTCAAAAAAAAATAAAAACTTCTTTGGCGATATTATCAAATTCTTTGGTATGTGTGTAGGTGGAGTGCTGCTTTTATTGATTTTACTCTCATCTTCATCTGTGCCGATCCTGCTGAAATTTATTAAAATCCCCTTTCTACAGGGTATTCTTACCTATTTCTCACCCTTTCTGATCATGTTTGTTATCTTCACTATGGGTTTCTTTTTCATCCCCACAGTTAAGATCAGATTCACTTCTATCTTCATCGGAGCAGGAACTTCTGCTCTGGTCTGGATATTCTTTAAAAATGTTTTTGACTGGTATATTAATAATCTCACTAATATGGAGATCATCTTTGGGGTTGTTTCATTTGTACCTATTTACTTCTTCTGGATCTATGCCAATTGGGTTATCATTCTCTCAGGTGTTATTATTGTAGCTATTCTGGATGGAAGACTGGAACTGGATGATAAGTC
This Candidatus Stygibacter australis DNA region includes the following protein-coding sequences:
- a CDS encoding choice-of-anchor Q domain-containing protein encodes the protein GTISEADPLFLHEGEYPFRIDEGSPAIDMGTLMLPEGVVLPEYDRSGNLRIRGNGIDLGAYEYNPYSNPVNEDELEYSNLIIYPNPVHLKQGRGSVVINYPTSDDEADYELSIYNIKGQRINSFKIQNSKLKICEARWDCCDSDGEKVATGVYFLRISRDEEFIDQGKLTVVK
- a CDS encoding ABC transporter permease translates to MAISLKESIQVGLSDFWSRKIRSLVTVLGIVLGTMSVIVVLAMVNGINKQTLSWMMERGGLAKITVHRNWEYDGDGNERDYFTLKELFHIRELLPEAEYFNPSMGDWGRINFQDKFIWNRVQGVVPDYQHIEEWTADQGRFISGFDIDQNNDVIVIGSKVKEELFANNDPLGEYITFKNRRLKIVGIMKHRYLKNSFNVGNENSLDYLNRRSFIPISTMINKISGKDNVRSLALKARSAEEAPALAHKLENILLNIRHGENVFNIESAQEEAQEIEKNARTFRMVFFLISIISLLVAGIVIINIMLATIQERTREIGIRLAVGARRFDLFIQFLVQTILVTFIGGVIGVGAGFSVLNIVSKYLEFQLIAYPGMIIAAIGVSVGVGFLSGIIPAIKAANLNPVTALRYE
- a CDS encoding YhjD/YihY/BrkB family envelope integrity protein; this translates as MTKFHAFLIIFKKKFLKDRVFNQSASLAYVTLLGFVPFLIFLFFLIPELPFASDKSLETFLISIFVPDSAEQIGEYIASLTTQKISFNLFSFLLLIFTSYSLFRIINDTFDTILGATSKKNKNFFGDIIKFFGMCVGGVLLLLILLSSSSVPILLKFIKIPFLQGILTYFSPFLIMFVIFTMGFFFIPTVKIRFTSIFIGAGTSALVWIFFKNVFDWYINNLTNMEIIFGVVSFVPIYFFWIYANWVIILSGVIIVAILDGRLELDDKSHTSSKLRIIIEKELSQDESKTLSNTVTNTEDLKNAISAILNDENK
- a CDS encoding ABC transporter ATP-binding protein, producing METVIRFENLTKEYNMGKVSVKALRGVTSDIKAGEFVAIMGPSGSGKSTLMHILGCLDSASDGRYWLEDQEISKLKKAKLASIRNNKIGFVFQTFNLLPHLNIRRNVELPLMYSGMNASRRRTLAEKVLTDVGLDDRMKHKPSELSGGQRQRVAIARALVNNPTIILADEPTGNLDTNSGNDILSIFSELNNLGHTIIIVTHDSAVSERADRSIKIIDGLIVE